From the Centropristis striata isolate RG_2023a ecotype Rhode Island chromosome 5, C.striata_1.0, whole genome shotgun sequence genome, the window aaataactttttacaaataaattccGAGATATTTAAATTACAAACCATTTCAGCCTAGCACATGATTTAAGTAGCAACGTTTGACAAAGCTTCTCCCtaaactaaaatatatattatttttcactgtttGCAGGATTCTGCATCAAGGTGGTTACACAAAAGAGGAACAATTGGAGTTCAAGGCGGTCATCTATGGCAACATCCTGCAGTCTGCTCTGGCTATCATCAGAGGCATGGAGATGCTGTCCATTGATTTTGGCGCACCCGGTGCACAGGTCTCATATGACACTTAAACGATGAACACCAGACATGATTAACTTGTAGAGTTCATTTTCACTGACATTCATGCTATAAATAGTTCAAGAAGTGCTGTGCCGGTGCTGATGGATCTTTGTTCTGTGTGCATTAAAACCACAGGAGAATGCACAGAAGCTGCAGAACTTGTCAGACTCCATTGAAGAAGGCACGATGCCTGCTGAGCTAGCTGATGTCATCAAGAAGCTGTGGTCAGACTCTGGTGTGCAGGCCGCCTACGACAGAGCTGCTGAGTACCAACTGAACGACTCTGCTGGCTAGTGAGTCCATTCTACAACTGGGATTGATACCATCACTAGTGGCTAAGTGTTTATAGATAgccatcattttgtttctgtggtATGGCTCAGTACAAAACTTCAATACCTTAAGAAATCGAATAATTGATTCAATACTATCAAGTATCAAGAAATGCTGGTAACAAATTTCAGTACCTAACAAGATGTTTTTGAATGATACCGAGCCCCAACCTGAGGCCTGATTGCTGTGTCGTTTGTCCTCAGCTACCTCAATGAAATGGACAGAATCTGCAAGTCAGACTACCTCCCCACTGAGCAGGACGTGCTGCGATCTCGAGTCAAAACAACTGGTATCATCGAAGAACAGTTCTCCTGCAAAGAGTTGCACTTCAGGTGAGTCACAAAACTGCCACCAAAAGTATGACACATGCAACAACTGACCACACCACCGCGATGCCCAGTACTGACTTTGTTGTGACTTTCTGTGGTGAACAGGATGTTCGATGTGGGTGGCCAGAGGTCAGAGAGAAAGAAGTGGATCCATTGTTTCGAGGGTGTGACCTGCATCATCTTCTGCGGAGCTCTCAGTGCATATGACATGGTGCTGGTAGAGGATGATGAAGTGGTGAGTCAAGACTCCACTGCCTGATCATAAAGCACGAAATGATGGACAGGTCAGCTAAAAAACTAACCCTGTTCCTTTGACCTTTTCAGAACCGCATGCACGAGTCTCTCCATCTATTCAACAGTATCTGCAACCACAGATTCTTCGCACTGACCTCCATCGTGCTTTTCCTCAACAAGAAGGATCTCTTTGAAGAAAAGATCAAGAAAGTCCATCTGAGTATCTGCTTCCCAGATTATGATGGTAAGACGACTGATGCTGCTATTATGGTTGGTAGGGTACGACTGCTGTGCTACACTGTGATAAGTCTGTTGTAGCAGTGAGAATATCAGGCATGATGAACAGGGAAGTGTTGAGCTTACTTTCAGACATGCAGTGATCGTGGTTCACAGTTAGCTGCCAACAACTCATGCGTTAGCTTAGTGCTGCACAATTCATCAAAATCACAATATGGACTAGTGCGATCTCCAAATCTCAagacaaaatgtatgtaaaaattcTGAATAAACTACTGTGGTGCTACAGAGATGTCCTGGCATACAAATAGTATTCTACAcactaaagaaaaaatatgtttttgataAAGATCCTCACCAACAAATTCACAGCaagatcattttaatatattcctAAAATAAAATCCCTATAAATTCCTTCCAATATAATGAATCATATTGAAATATAagtgaaaataataacaactagATATTTTTTCCCAAATTGTGCAGCAGGAGCTTGTCCAGAAAGTGTCAAGGTGGCATTGGCCACCCTTGAAAACCGACTGGACACCGCAGTCGTCTTCCCATAATCCTAAACTCACGATTCACTGTCTGCCTGGTCAGCGGCCGGAGGTTAATTTGAACCAACAAATTTTATAATAGAAATCGAAGTAACAGTAAGATACTGCAATTacataactaaaaaatgaaatacgTCAATGTTTCTCTGACATGTGTGTCTGCACATACTTCATGCCACCCctacaaacaacacatttattcaGTTGTGAGCAAAACTGTTCGCACAAAATGATAATGAAAGACTTAAATGATCAAGTAGGGAATCTTAAGATTAAAACTGCGAGAGTCTCAGTGGTGCTCCCCCAATAAATGTGTGAtgcaaataattatattaaactCATGTCAGCTGACCGGCACAGTGATGTAGAGGAATTGATGTAACGATGAGggtgctttttttcctttttgagaAAACTCTCATAAATTCACTCCCATCTTCATTTCTTTTAGGCCCCAACACGTACGATGATGCAGCCAACTACATCAAGACACAGTTCTTGGACCTGAACATGAAGAAGGGTGTGAAAGAAATCTACTCCCACTTGACCTGTGCCACAGACACAAGGAACGTCGAGATTGTGTTCAATGCTGTGACAGACATCATCATCAAAGAAAACCTTAAAGATTGCGGTCTCTTCTAAGCAGCTccagagagaaaagaggtgcGTGGTGACCACATCGCATCACTCCCGAGTACTTTGTTGATACAGAGTATAATAGGGTCCAGATGAGGCAGACCCCTGACAATTCGATTTAACTCTCCTCACACGGCGAATCATATCTGGCAATCCTGTGTTGCCAAGCAACAACTTCTGACCATAACATGAGCCAACACAaactaaaacacacagacaatttAGCCCTTTTGGGACTGCTGATGACAAGGAAGATAATGAGAATCACAAaacaatccctgtagtgatttgtgattaaaaccagtTCCTCTCAAAGCTGCAGAGgaagttcacttttcattttAGAAACATATTAAGGATCGCAACCTGAGGAATATGTAGCTATGAATGTAGCAAAATGTTTAAGACGGTAGTAGGAGATTTTACACAAGTTAAGGTGACTGAAACATATTTGAGAAGTGGTTATTATTAGAAACTAAACCCCAAGCCCAAAGGAAAGAAAGCAGTGAAGAATAAGTGAAACTAAAtgaactaactaaaatgatactaaatggttaataaaaacagaaaaaaagtttgctgTTTTTTAGTTATGAGCTATATCACTACTGAAAAAGGAGACGGCATTcaaaactattctaaccttggtTTAATTTTGTATGTTGCTCTTGTTTGCAGAACTTCCTTTCCTACCTTAACCCCTCACACATTGGCATTAACTGAGAAGTGTACTGTTGGAGCACCGAGGATCCTCAGTTTGTTGCCATCACTTCCATGCCAAGTCCCGGTCCTCGACTGCTTTGAGCACATCACCACCTCCAACAGTACATCCCTGCAACACAATGCACGCCCAGCTGGGTTGAAACAACTATCAAGTCACCATATTGTTGTTGTGGAAGTACAGCTTTCTACAAGATAGTACACTATTTGTCTCACACTAGAAGCTGCTGGTTTGAAGGTATCAAAATGAAATAGTTGCTCATTCGGTCCTCGTTGCTTCCCTTTGACCACTGTGTTGTGAGTTATATTTACTATTAAAACCAAGCTctgtaaaaaattattaaaacaataaaaatcaggggaaaatattaatattgtgaATAGCAACATTGCaaccttgtttttgtttttgagtacAGTAGTCTCTGTGGTCTTGatatttaaactgtaaaaagttgCTGTGCAAATATCTCAGATATTCCCAGTGCTTGCAGTGTATCCAGATTACAAACCAAATTGTACATGTATCTAATCTAAATAGTGTTAATGTATTCACTTCACTAAACCTTTTAATGTGAGGTATAAATTTGAGAAGGTCAAACACGGTAGAGAAACTTTGTACATAAGAGTAGGTAATTCAATATATTTTGAAAGCTAAATCTATATGAGAGAGAGTGATACACTAGAGGGATGATGCTTTATTATGAAAAGGGAATGAAAATCTACTGAGTTTGTCCTTTCTTATGAAATGTAGAGGCATGAAATAAAGATGCATTAACttcatttgtgtgtctgtttctttgCTGCAGAATCACACTGTCAATAATGTACATCGAATTAGAGAAACAGGGCTGTCAACACTGAAGGAAAGCCTCTGGCTGTTACTTGTAGGAGACAATGCTGCTGTTATACAAGTTCACTGCTTTAGTCAGACGGGAAATGGCAGCGTATGGAAGTTCATTAACAATAAACCTATTGAGAGcgcaaaacaaattaaagtggTAATTAATCTGCACGTTGAGATTTACTGTAAGATTGTGCAGGGacagattcatgagatttgACAGCAAGCAAGGACAAAACAGTGTAATCAGTGCATGGAGCTGACAAGAGGAATGTATCGCTAGATTCAACGGAACAGTCGAGGTTCATTCTTCGAGGCTCCTATATTTAATGCTGCATTTTCTCACTCTTGGTACTTTGCATTGCATGAAAACTCGAGGGCGAAATTGTGCAGAATCCATAAGATCGGTCCCATTGTGGTTCAGTATTTCCATCTGTCCAAGATTTTAAGTGTGAAAAGATGCTGCATTACCTGACAAGAGGGCATGAACAGGCCttttaaaagaaatagaaatagaaaatcaTCAGCCTCATTTTATAAActaaatacatatacattttggGCTCAAATACGTTGTTGTGCTTAAGAATCTGCCCCCTCTCTCTTGctaagagagagaaagggattCATACACTGGGGCATATTTATGGAGACAAAGGTATGCACCCCTTCTAGGATTTACAATATGTTCACATTTCTCATTTTACTTACAGTTGAGGCTGGCCCTATAGGCTGGTAGAGTTCCGTGGCAAAGtcatatgttattattatttttacatgtacAATAAGCCagaaactattttctttttagtatAGTTCCTTAAAGAAACTGCTCAGAACGtagtctgtggattatctggGTAATGAGCTCTGTAaggagacattgctgttgaatttttcaaaaatatttttggcgctttgagcaccacaagctgggtgccatctagttccattatatttgagagaaggcagacaccTCTATGGCCAATATCTCAAACACTTGGTGAGTAACACcgaaacaatctagattgacaaataaaactacagttaatgctacctatacatcagaagacttttaaaagatttggaaaagactcacGGAAAACTAtaggctcacacctgctcacatctaaagacaagcgTTTGGAGTTTTTAGTcacagcctagtctcagactgagattttagacagattggccctcatttatcaaaaaaGTGTAGAAACGAgggcagatctgagtgtatatttcgtcttaagacagggttcatgtgtgatttatcaatcattcgtatctcgccaatcacagcgtaagagtgaccggctgttgataaatgtggcggcttgaaacaagcgtcatttaaataccacgccctaatatatacccgattcagactGCTTGCCtcgagagtttacgacaccgaagggcgcaatatggccaaaaagaggattttttcccccctaaagtcagctttattagcaaagtgcaccattacaaataacaacaggagcgaaataaacattttacagaaatatgcagGGACAGAGgtgtatgaaataaaagtatttatagttatatactaagtttggtgaatattttacatttggagcacagacttaaagttttcacagcttggTTGatggaggtaaacaatgttttaaagtaagttttaattcaaaaagaagaggaatttctcagaggcagaaagtgaaatgctgacgtccaacagctgcaacagaacaacattctttacatttactaagaatgatgtcccagtcagaggagcgtgtggcagcgctgattggaaatgtttctattcgggcagcacgcTGGTGGAGGAGACACTGACGATCCGGTGTCCGAGCCGGTTAACGGTAAATAGCAGAAgtcaacaacatttaatagactcggctagtattctgtttaaagaatttcacggtcgcagggtttatttattttaaattatgttttaatgataaatgacgtagtctaaacatgttttgctttgtcaccattaaaaacaaaataccaaagagctccaggcatcgatactatagtctaagatcaattcttcaactcagacgtgtggacttcacgctgactcaaatttgcgtacacgagctgagagcagacgtgagatctgatcgtaccgtccgctcacgtccaaattgattaatgccgaggcttgcgtagaaatcatcttacgcccactttacgctcactttctgacgtacgctcgtttgataaatgagggccactgtgagTCTTGCAGagtaactatttacaagacaactagattcttttagcatttttttcctaccatgctcttagtaaaaacttacaaaatggaggagaagcagcttttggctacagctgctctagtgtgtgcagtggtttgtgttggaaaaaaaaagaaaaggagaagatgccacaaaatgctccctcacaaagctgaaaagggctGTTTTCTGaaagatgacgggagcgcgctgtgactccagtaaaactcctagactTACTAAAGACtttgtttttagtctgggactgtgaaaatcttttggtgtaagcccagcataaggagaaaaatgtattttgggaTGAACTGTCTCTCAATGATCTTTCCAGGCTTGATTtgacactgataaaaaaaaaaaaagcacattgcATTGTTGTTACTCATTTGGAGAAAAACTTCCTTTTGACTGTTATTGCAATTATACTATTCAAGATATTAGAGCAAATGataatttttgcatcattattctcattttcattgaaaaatattaaaatggtgtgaatttttttttagcaaggaTCGTACCATATAATGACTTTTTCTTCAGTCTGTAGAATACAATTTGTAGCTCGGGACATCTCACCACAATACATAATCCAGAATGCTTTTGGACACATTTTGCATTTAACAAAGAAGGCCCCTCCAGCAATGTGGGTATTGCATTAGTCCATCCTCCACCAGTGTTTTGCAATAATGCAAATCATTAATACATTTCCATGAAGTGCTATAGTACAGTGACAACATACAAGCTAGGACAAAGAGGGCATATTGGTGAGCTGTGGTGTGTGCAGCTGCTGGAACAAACGGAGCCCTCAGCTCAAGCATACAGATGTGTCTGAAGTCTAAAAATAGTGTTTCCAATTTGCATGACCTCCTTCCCTGCATGGTTTAGGTGAGACTAAATCTTCACATTGGATAACATCTGATAAGTGTTGCCTCTGGTAAGATCTTGGTGTTGGTTTAGTCTTTAACatagaaggaaggaaagacAGATTTGTGCCATCATTTAatgatgttaaaaatgaacCATTACAACCGCAGCAATGTACAGAAAACTAGATTGAACCTTGAAGAATGTTCTCTCGCATGATTTCTCTGTGCAGGAAGTGCCAGATATAACCCAAACAGTGCTCCACTACAGTATTCTGTTTATATCAGCAATAGACATCCTCAGTACTATGTGATGGCTGTAGCCAAAGAAAACATACAGCCTCTGGCTAGTTCAAGCTATCCcactttttatgtttaatgtgtttatatatCTTCACTGATATCcataggattaaaaaaaaaaaaaaaccttgaaaaaaaaaaaaagataattctatACTGACGTCCACTGAGTGAATAATATTAGTTGTAGTAAATCTCCtatggaaaaacacacacacacacagggaaatCAAGATATCCCTCTAGAAATAGATTTGCAGTGATGTGTCTcatgtataaaaatattgttCAATACAATGTTGTCTAGTTAATAATTAACTATGTAGACAGCGGTGTTGCTACTGAGTTCATTACACTCTTTCTAACTAATCCCAGACCCAAAAggttacattatatacattaaaacTTCCCACACAAAACACTTCTCCATACATAAGTTATTGCATTCACACATCCAAAAGTGGAACACTATATAATTGCAACTCAAAGATTAAAATATACCAAAGGCAAACATTCAATAAAAGCAATGTGAAACAGACTTAAGCGAAGAGAAGATGCAACAGAAAAATAGTGAACAGAATTTACATATCAGCTGTGAAACTGTGAAATGCAGTGATGGATTTGATGAACAGGCAGTCCGTTTTGGTCCTTGtacatatgacagaaaaaatataaatgtgtcagaGACATCCGAGGGGCTTTACCTGCCAGCGCCCGACTGATCCAAAGGTCTTATATATGACAGGACTCACAGTAATCATTTCACAAGCGTCCCCAACTTACCACCCAGTACGCTCTGCATTGTAACATCTATTAAGACATAAGTATTTGTAGCATCAAGTCCCCAAATTGTGGAATTTAGGTCCTACATGTAGCGAGGCCATCAACTCAGTCCTTAGTAACACCTACTTTCTAATTTACCCTCTGCAGACAAGCCGAGAAGTCCTGATTCTGCTCCTGACACCTGAAGGGAAAAGGAAAATAGTAATTAATACTCATATACATGTAACATCTCTATGCCTTACATTTACCCATCTTTACACGAGGACATACActgcatttattacattttatactgTGAATTCCTTTGATAATTCTGACCTTTTCTGCACAGTACTGCCACCTCAGAACATACTGCAAAGCCCTTTTAAGTTTATTAATTCAACTTTCTATTTCTCTTGACTTTTGTATCACTGGCTTTTACTGTTGGattcattttctctcattttatttatgttatgcAACAAAACACCAACGCAAAAGTCCTTGTTagtgaaaacctacttggcaataaaccGTACTCTGGTTcagaataaattataaatatgaatacactGCCTCCAAGtgtgtcatttacattttcagtcaTAAACTGCTTggcaataataaaatacatttcatgcACACATATTGTTTTCTCTTTACACAGCAGAAAATTAATTGGATTAAAAACTTTGTCCTTCACAACTTTGATCAGTCGTTGTAGCTCTCATCCACTCTGCTAACGCTAACGTGCTACCATGGACACGGTTAGCATGGCAACGGTTAGCATGATAACATGCTGATAagattagcatgttagcttgttagcataTCGTTTAGCTTTAGCGTTTTTACGTCCACACATCAATGGtcctttttctttagttttatagTTACTTTCTTTGCCTTATCACCGCTGCTTTCGTCTGGAAACATTGTCCTCACTCCCGAGACCGTGTAAAATAGCACCTGGTGGCAGTTGAGATTAAATGATGGGTGATACCAAATGCCCGTTACAACAGGGTATGGAAGAGACCACTTGTTAGTGCAGTATTTTGCTGTATTTCCCAGTATTCAGATAAAGTCTAAGCgatgtattttctgtttgtttttgtggattTGTGGGTGTTTTAATTATCAAGCAATCCGCCAAAATTATCCCAACCCAGGGTCCACTTGCCTTTTTCCAGAGCATTCAACCAATCCAATCACAtttgatttttacttttgatacaataatttttttttaacattcaacGATCTATTGTCAATAATGTTCAATATCTGTTCAATACAAATATCTCAGAAGAAACCAGATGTgaagtattaataataataattatgttcaaTAGAAGCCATgtaagtattttttgtgtgaatatttcatgtcttatttcatttatatttttattatatgaaAATGTGCTTGAATATTCTTTAGAAAGTCTTATTTTTCAACAGTTTGACTAAGTTTCTCAAATTTCCAACAAAATCACAGAAGAGACTTAATTGTCTCTAACATTTAATTGTTGGCTTTGACAACAACACCACGTCGCAACATCTCTGCAGCGTTCTGCATGATCAGTAGTGCAGGTGAATGTCAGCATGCTGACCTGCAGGGCCTGAAGCTTTAGTAGAGCCCGATCT encodes:
- the gnat2 gene encoding guanine nucleotide-binding protein G(t) subunit alpha-2, with product MGAGASAEDKKSKELEKQLQEDADKDSKTVKLLLLGAGESGKSTIVKQMKILHQGGYTKEEQLEFKAVIYGNILQSALAIIRGMEMLSIDFGAPGAQENAQKLQNLSDSIEEGTMPAELADVIKKLWSDSGVQAAYDRAAEYQLNDSAGYYLNEMDRICKSDYLPTEQDVLRSRVKTTGIIEEQFSCKELHFRMFDVGGQRSERKKWIHCFEGVTCIIFCGALSAYDMVLVEDDEVNRMHESLHLFNSICNHRFFALTSIVLFLNKKDLFEEKIKKVHLSICFPDYDGPNTYDDAANYIKTQFLDLNMKKGVKEIYSHLTCATDTRNVEIVFNAVTDIIIKENLKDCGLF